gattttatttagaaatatttatgtcTCAAGACTAACTTGAGACatgaaactttattttaaaagtaaattgatTAAAACATCAGATCCATTTCTGTTAAGAACTCGGTTTTCAAACGTTGTTTTACTTAGCAAATTTAATTCATGATTAACTAGTAGTTGTTGTAATTAAAAGTACATTcatttatgaaattaaaattagaataacTCTTACATATTTGTTCGATTAAAATCCGTCACAGTTACAGTAATATAGAGCACAATGAAAACTAAACAAAGCGAACCAAACTGCCTCCTCGCGCCCGCGGATTAgtgaattgtaaaaaaagaTTGGGGTCTTTCCAACCCGACGTGTTAATTACTGGGGTTGGACGAGGGGTAGCAGATGAAAGTCAATTTGCTGCTACGACATGATATGGCTCATTTCATCCAGCGACAAGTGTAGCACCTGTGCGTTTTCACTGGCGCTAGGGGCTGTCCTTTGTGATCTTAAACAAACAATAGCATTGCCCTTTTGAAAGGAGTATTCTAAACACAAcgagttttgtttatttcaagTATCTTTTTGAAAGCTAGTTTATTTTATGCATATGCTATAATTGTGATGGCATTACGTCACTATAGAATGATagcctcgtatgtcaaaaacacatttatttttttaattcttagactcttgtcatttaactggtataatcatgatatttaccatctaaaactatagacaaaaacaaataatactatttaaacgaacattgacgaaatgaaacatttttttagtttcctgtaatgtatttttttctggacatacgaggttattattctacagcgacgataATATTATCATGATTAATTTCGAAAATCGTATTTCAGATGAAATCAAATTTGGAATAAATCGCCTGGTAGGGGAGCGGACTGATGAAGAAGATTGTGAATCGCACAACAATGAAACGCGACCGGAAGATATATCACCGACATCCCAGTGCGGCAGTCCATGTTGGGCACCATCCCCTCCATCCCCTCGATCAGTCCGGTCAACGTCTCCTGAACTAGAAGTGGATTCCCCCCCATCATCACCGAGACGGCCGCCTGACTCATCCCCAACTATAAAACGATCGGAGGCATTTTCCGTAAGCGCACTTCTAAGACCAGACGCACCAAGAACTCAACCACATAGACCTTTTTTATACCCACCCCTGCCGTTTGCGGAGTTTCTAAGAGATGCAGGCAGTCTTAGCCTCCCTGGATGGGGGGGATACAGCAATCTGTACCTCCATGCAGTTCAAGCAGCTGGTCCTGAGTTATTGCGACTTCGCGCTGCAGTACTAGGAAACCCAAGCCCCCTATCCAGGCCTTTGCCAATTGGAGACGTGTATTCGTGTGTTAAGTGTGAAAAGATGTTCAGTACACCACATGGATTGGAAGTTCATGCGCGTAGATCACATAATGGAAAGCGACCATTTGCATGTGAGCTGTGCAGTAAGACATTTGGACACGAAATCAGTCTTAGCCAACACAGGTGtgtatttaagtttaatttataataattgtaatataacttCAGttgaaaaatgttgttttgttacaatatttattctataacAGATCGTCTTTAAGAAGCAGTTTAATATTCTAGCccaatattattactagtatttcaaagtttttttttataataatctttaataaCTATTTTCACTTGATTTCAAAAATACTACGATTTGCTTTTAcctatatgttttttttattctaagtatcattcttcatatttatttatgaagatGTTACGTTGCGTTTAatcagtttataattttttataattcaataagaatttaatacaaaagtgAGTAAGTTcttctaaaataacaataaatttcaGGGCTGTCCACAGCGTAGAAAAAGTCTTCGAATGCAAGCAATGTGGGAAGACCTTCAAACGTTCAAGTACCCTATCGACACACCTACTCATCCACTCTGACACTCGACCTTACCCATGCCAGTACTGCGGCAAGAGGTTTCATCAAAAGTCCGACATGAAAAAGCACACCTATATTCATACAGGTAAGGTTTAAATTAGTAATCATAATTTatgtcaaattattatttagaaggAAAACTTAGCTGTACGGTCACATAACCccgaaataatatttaagcaattgttaataattttttttgttcatgggtaTCACGTTTCActaaacacttttttttaaacttcatTATAATGAAGGAGCAGCTTTAGCCCCGGTAAGATAGTTTTTGTGGGTATTGCCcacccagtctctgaataACAGAGATTCTAGTGAgggtcgagtcccacataccccTTCAACTTTCAGTGGCAGGGGCAAAGCGCAAAGGCATTTCTACCtgggatataaataaaaaaatctaaaagtaaataattacttttagtcCACTGCGCAGttatataatagttataaataagaaaccagtggtgctacaaccctATCTTGGCCGCAGATTGCATccgtaggtgatcagccttctatgccTGACTCATGCagatttttgttgttttaagaAATTCCGGTTTCTACACAATCTTTGGCTTCACCGTAGGaagttaattgcgcacataaaGAGGAAAATACGTTGGTGcgccgtgattcgaacgcacAACCTCTGTCTTCAGAGTCGCTTATAGCACTAGGCCAAAATCTGCTCTAATATGATAGGTATAATCAACTCGAATAGTTTTCAATGCCATCATTCAGAATAGGGCATTTTTAATGCATCGTGTTAGACATGGCACCAATGGTATCCTGAATATACATTCAGGATGGGCATGGACAGCATACCAACGCTTTATGCGTGTAATCAGTAGGTATTGATTACACGCATAAAGCTTTGGTATGCTGTCCATGCCCCactatagatttttttttgttttgtttactaaCCAATCGCAACTAAGACCGAATTGTTAGTAACTCTAACTAAAAACATATGGATATAATCTAaagaactttttattattattatagtgtttaataattttatattgactACCTTGTCAGTTTATTATTGACCAAGTGACGAACATGAAACGAtgataaatagtaaatagaaACGACTACCTGCCATATAAAAgcgcgtaccaattcttaaaaggccggcaacacgcCCACGAGCgagcattgagagtgtccatgggcggcggtgtcacttaacatcagatgagccttctgcccgttcgccgcctgtaaaaaatataatgaatgttttctttaaggttacatttatataagCTTTTATCCTAAAATACAGTAGCATTAAAATGGATGCTAAAACATCCTAATACCACACGTATTAATGGAAACAATGCATAATTAAAGCACAAAGGACGACAAAATAGACCGATTATTCAagatataattcaaataagaCCACAATAATTCAAAACAAACTCCTTTAAGAGGTCCATTTAGAGTGTAATTCTCGTTGGAGTCTGTCAAAACATCTTAAGCTCCCTCGCCACATAATTAATGTACATTAACACCTAAGATGAACAAGGGTGTTTTATAATCGTAGACGGGGTGAGTCGAGACGTTTGCGGTGAACGGTGGGGCGACTCTGATACACGCGGTGATAGGGTTAACTTATGTATTATATGCGATGTGAAAACAAAACTGTATATTGCAAGCAAGTTACaagatacatttaataatagacatgtatgatttaataaatatagaatataaaaggttattaaacttaaatggTCGAATGTTATGAccatatttgtaaattgtaactAGCCGTATTGTCTACGAGTCGTTGACAAGTAAAAAGACTCACATATTTGACGAATCTTTCATAGCTTATGcatttttcatataagttATCCCtcggtattatatttttttagctgTTTAGTctcaatataaaaactacaCTAAAATCTTACATTTTAGACCCTTTAACGGTTAGAATTCAGTACTTATGTTCCCAATATCGATTTTCGCTTTCAACAAATTTATAGAAACAGATTCCCCTTACATAAAGCAGTCCTCTATCTTCTAAAGTACCTACCTATACTCAGTTCATTTAAGATAAGGGAGGGCTCGTGATTCAGACGCATAGATTCACCATTTCACTGCTCCTCGTGTGTTAGACAAAGAGGAATGATAATACAATCTGGAATGACAGGGACAAAATACTGTAAGGGTTGTTTTATATGCATAGTTTAGTATGTAAAGTCTTGTACGAAGCTTTTGCTTTTCCATTCGACatagtatttttacattaaatttaagtgaaaTATTTGACAATTGATTATACTGTTATATAGTAGATTTGCTGAATATGCCTCACTATAACGAAACAACTATACctatatagtattgtcttttattgacataacttttataacttattaacAACTATATTCTTAAAGTACATATTCATCtagtaaaaaatcaaattcgaACATCTGTGTTTTGCTTGGTTGACTGATCAAGTTTATTAGGTCTACCCACATTTTTGTtgctgttttgttttgttatatatgtacctacatctgtgcgctctaatttctaatttttaatcatagttttaaatattgtttctcaGTAAGTGAATAACGTATGCAattcttatgagaaataaagataTTCTTAAAcctaaagtaatttttaaacctTTTATTTGAAGACTTGTACTACGCAGAGCTTATTAGTTCGTAGCATCTCTACGTCGTAGAACTCATTATCAATAGCTTAAGCGTCACTATTCGAGATACAAtagtatttatgtataatataatttcattacccatttttaaataatgattatagtaACGTTAAAGTTCCTTGATAGTGACATAAATATCGGAAACTGTTAACAAGCAAAGTTAGGGTAAAACCACACCTGATCATCCCTCTACCggataaattattaacaatatcaACATAGTTGCGAACGGTATTTT
Above is a genomic segment from Pieris napi chromosome 7, ilPieNapi1.2, whole genome shotgun sequence containing:
- the LOC125051225 gene encoding zinc finger protein Gfi-1b isoform X2, whose translation is MEVSAMIPMPLDFSMVRNGSPLRDESPKPISNSAFRVVTPKGVSASEALRNGICNSLWGASSTRPDGRLTPPPQNMDTYNSRDEIKFGINRLVGERTDEEDCESHNNETRPEDISPTSQCGSPCWAPSPPSPRSVRSTSPELEVDSPPSSPRRPPDSSPTIKRSEAFSVSALLRPDAPRTQPHRPFLYPPLPFAEFLRDAGSLSLPGWGGYSNLYLHAVQAAGPELLRLRAAVLGNPSPLSRPLPIGDVYSCVKCEKMFSTPHGLEVHARRSHNGKRPFACELCSKTFGHEISLSQHSVEKVFECKQCGKTFKRSSTLSTHLLIHSDTRPYPCQYCGKRFHQKSDMKKHTYIHTGEKPHKCQVCGKAFSQSSNLITHSRKHTGFKPFACELCGRAFQRKVDLRRHRETQHADLRNAQHMPSHTDVHAMHPDMHVSDHRIDLRTTHPEHIRPDYRALSTSVPPLQPLPS
- the LOC125051225 gene encoding zinc finger protein Gfi-1b isoform X1; translated protein: MEVSAMIPMPLDFSMVRNGSPLRDESPKPISNSAFRVVTPKGVSASEALRNGICNSLWGASSTRPDGRLTPPPQNMDTYNSRDEIKFGINRLVGERTDEEDCESHNNETRPEDISPTSQCGSPCWAPSPPSPRSVRSTSPELEVDSPPSSPRRPPDSSPTIKRSEAFSVSALLRPDAPRTQPHRPFLYPPLPFAEFLRDAGSLSLPGWGGYSNLYLHAVQAAGPELLRLRAAVLGNPSPLSRPLPIGDVYSCVKCEKMFSTPHGLEVHARRSHNGKRPFACELCSKTFGHEISLSQHRAVHSVEKVFECKQCGKTFKRSSTLSTHLLIHSDTRPYPCQYCGKRFHQKSDMKKHTYIHTGEKPHKCQVCGKAFSQSSNLITHSRKHTGFKPFACELCGRAFQRKVDLRRHRETQHADLRNAQHMPSHTDVHAMHPDMHVSDHRIDLRTTHPEHIRPDYRALSTSVPPLQPLPS